The Thermoflexus hugenholtzii JAD2 genome has a window encoding:
- a CDS encoding RNA polymerase sigma factor, which produces MEEGEAIARWRAGDPEGMAALVRRYQQRALRIAALILPDPMQAEDAVQEAFVRAWRHRRSFRPNAPFWPWFRQLVVHEALRLARREGRETPMEADSVEGNDPDPHADPAEQLDSSEALAQLARALARLSPTQRTLVVLRYYEGMREEELAAALGCAVGTVKRHLHEARQRLRRWLTE; this is translated from the coding sequence ATGGAAGAGGGAGAGGCGATCGCGCGGTGGCGGGCGGGGGATCCAGAGGGGATGGCCGCCTTGGTGCGCCGCTATCAGCAGCGGGCCCTGCGGATCGCCGCCCTGATCCTGCCGGATCCCATGCAGGCGGAGGACGCCGTTCAGGAGGCGTTCGTGCGGGCCTGGCGGCATCGGCGATCCTTCCGCCCGAATGCCCCGTTCTGGCCCTGGTTCCGCCAGCTGGTGGTGCACGAAGCCCTGCGCCTGGCCCGTCGGGAGGGCCGAGAGACCCCGATGGAAGCCGATTCGGTGGAGGGGAACGACCCGGACCCGCATGCGGACCCGGCGGAGCAGCTGGACAGCTCGGAGGCCCTGGCGCAGCTGGCCCGTGCCCTGGCACGCCTCTCGCCGACCCAGCGGACGCTGGTGGTCCTCCGCTACTACGAGGGGATGCGCGAGGAGGAGCTGGCCGCAGCCCTGGGCTGCGCCGTCGGCACCGTCAAGCGCCATCTCCACGAGGCCCGGCAGCGCCTGCGACGCTGGCTAACGGAATGA